A genomic window from Anthocerotibacter panamensis C109 includes:
- a CDS encoding methyltransferase domain-containing protein, which yields MTATQTTLEQVQNYYGTVLQSSQDLKTGACCSTQTMPTYLREIVRQIHPEVQEKFYGCGSPIPQVLEGATVLDLGCGSGRDCFILSRLVGPTGRVIGVDMTEAQLAVARGHVSYHTRQFGYEQPNVEFLQGYIENLASLGIASASVDIVISNCVLNLSPDKERAFAEIFRVLKPGGELFFSDVFAGRRVPPSLTTDPVLRGECLAGALYTEDFRRLMARLGCLDYRVVAGSPVALNDPQVAECIGMVDFYSYTIRAFKLDLEDRCEDYGQVAYYLGTIPEAPHSFLLDDHHLFKTGQPHLVCGNTAAMLSETRYHRHFRVVGDRSIHFGLFDCAPATPSTAIPGGACC from the coding sequence ATGACCGCGACCCAAACCACCCTGGAGCAAGTGCAAAACTACTACGGCACGGTCCTCCAGTCCAGCCAGGACCTCAAGACGGGAGCGTGCTGTAGTACGCAGACCATGCCTACATATCTGCGTGAGATCGTCCGCCAGATCCATCCTGAGGTCCAAGAGAAGTTTTATGGGTGTGGCTCGCCGATCCCACAGGTCTTGGAGGGAGCGACCGTACTAGACCTCGGCTGTGGGAGTGGGCGGGACTGCTTTATCCTCTCCCGCTTGGTAGGGCCGACGGGACGGGTCATCGGAGTGGACATGACCGAGGCCCAACTTGCGGTCGCAAGAGGCCATGTGTCCTACCACACCCGACAATTTGGCTATGAGCAGCCCAATGTGGAATTTCTCCAGGGCTATATTGAGAACTTGGCGAGTCTGGGAATTGCTAGCGCTTCGGTGGATATAGTCATCTCCAACTGCGTCTTAAACCTCTCTCCAGACAAGGAGCGGGCCTTTGCCGAAATCTTCCGGGTGCTCAAGCCTGGGGGCGAGCTGTTCTTCTCCGATGTCTTCGCCGGACGGAGGGTTCCTCCGAGCCTGACTACAGACCCGGTCCTGCGCGGAGAATGTCTAGCCGGGGCGCTCTATACCGAAGATTTCCGTCGCCTGATGGCCCGACTGGGGTGTTTGGATTATCGGGTGGTCGCCGGTTCACCCGTCGCGCTCAACGATCCGCAGGTCGCCGAGTGCATCGGGATGGTGGATTTTTATTCGTATACCATCCGTGCTTTTAAGCTGGACCTGGAGGACCGCTGCGAGGACTACGGTCAGGTGGCCTACTATCTGGGGACGATCCCTGAAGCCCCCCACAGCTTTTTGCTCGATGACCACCATCTGTTCAAAACGGGCCAACCGCATCTGGTCTGTGGCAACACCGCTGCTATGCTCAGTGAAACCCGCTACCATCGCCACTTCCGGGTAGTCGGGGACCGCTCGATCCACTTTGGACTTTTCGACTGTGCTCCTGCCACCCCAAGTACTGCTATTCCCGGCGGAGCTTGCTGTTAA
- a CDS encoding cysteine dioxygenase family protein, producing the protein MNRKTQRKTIPAKAKKPCDWRVNKDGAEQVAPQPTPLARPYRLYHLLSDIDQLLDQHNEPWAVMDGLLPLVRRLVSQPDWLDPGYLQPDDPWAVYTLFDAPGYLLTVQTTVWAAGQDFPPHNHGGWGIVAVLAGTEENTFWQRTDTPAQGGPAQLVVQQQLEFYPGDIIAFAPEVIHSIRASALSPTATFNIYGPANYTPRFEYDLDAGMAHAF; encoded by the coding sequence ATGAACCGAAAGACCCAACGAAAAACAATCCCTGCCAAGGCCAAAAAACCTTGCGACTGGCGGGTAAACAAAGACGGCGCAGAGCAGGTCGCCCCTCAACCTACCCCTCTTGCTCGCCCTTACCGGCTCTATCACCTACTCAGCGATATCGACCAGCTTTTAGACCAGCACAACGAACCCTGGGCGGTTATGGACGGTCTGCTGCCTCTGGTCCGGCGCTTGGTGAGCCAACCGGATTGGCTGGACCCCGGCTATCTACAACCCGATGATCCCTGGGCGGTGTATACCCTCTTCGATGCTCCGGGCTACCTGCTCACGGTCCAGACTACGGTCTGGGCGGCAGGTCAGGACTTCCCGCCCCACAACCACGGCGGTTGGGGCATCGTAGCGGTCTTGGCGGGCACGGAGGAGAATACGTTCTGGCAGCGCACGGATACTCCGGCGCAAGGAGGTCCGGCACAGCTAGTGGTCCAACAACAACTGGAGTTTTATCCTGGGGACATCATCGCCTTCGCGCCGGAGGTTATCCATAGCATTCGGGCTAGTGCCTTGAGCCCCACGGCTACGTTTAATATTTATGGACCCGCAAACTATACCCCGCGCTTTGAATACGACCTAGACGCTGGGATGGCGCACGCTTTTTAA
- a CDS encoding Ycf34 family protein codes for MCLCVNCAYVDRCETYYEVEERHSQPHLTQDPDFTPLHPVINVNIRNHGREMEWDVVGCQSFKLDMGHWARIRPGLAVPT; via the coding sequence ATGTGTCTGTGTGTGAACTGCGCCTATGTGGACCGTTGCGAAACCTATTACGAGGTCGAGGAGCGTCATAGCCAGCCCCACCTCACTCAGGACCCTGATTTCACCCCCCTGCACCCGGTCATCAATGTCAATATCCGCAACCATGGCCGGGAGATGGAATGGGATGTCGTCGGCTGCCAAAGTTTCAAGCTGGATATGGGCCATTGGGCACGCATCCGTCCGGGTCTAGCGGTGCCCACGTAA
- a CDS encoding chromophore lyase CpcT/CpeT, which translates to MNFRKSPIFLASLLLTAPVYAQAPSLLEQVQEVTTRLSGVMDTSQQAARNPKAPKVRITACSVQVEDATLVPGNYLYQEQALSAQLDKPYRQRLLRIAAEGQAVVSASYKFADPKAVVGLCAKPERRIAFKTSVPPDCVVTLRLEGTDYSGSTPAAGCAAHVRGAIRITNTVDLRLDGMDTQDRGFDQDGKQVWGAQEEPYQFRRLLAP; encoded by the coding sequence ATGAACTTCAGGAAAAGCCCCATCTTCCTCGCCAGTCTGCTATTGACTGCTCCGGTCTATGCCCAAGCACCATCTTTGCTAGAACAGGTCCAGGAAGTCACGACGCGCCTGAGCGGGGTGATGGATACCTCCCAGCAAGCCGCCCGCAACCCCAAAGCACCCAAGGTCCGCATAACCGCCTGCTCAGTGCAGGTGGAGGACGCTACGCTAGTTCCGGGAAACTATCTCTACCAGGAGCAAGCCCTCTCGGCCCAACTTGATAAACCCTATCGCCAGCGCCTCCTGCGCATTGCTGCGGAGGGTCAAGCGGTAGTCTCAGCCTCCTATAAGTTTGCCGATCCCAAGGCTGTGGTGGGATTGTGTGCCAAGCCAGAGCGCCGGATAGCCTTCAAAACCAGTGTGCCGCCCGATTGCGTGGTAACACTCCGGCTGGAGGGCACGGACTATTCCGGGAGTACCCCTGCCGCAGGTTGCGCCGCCCACGTCCGGGGGGCCATCCGTATCACCAATACCGTAGACCTGCGCTTGGACGGCATGGACACCCAGGACCGGGGTTTTGACCAGGACGGCAAACAAGTCTGGGGGGCCCAAGAAGAACCCTACCAATTCCGCCGCCTTCTTGCTCCTTAG
- a CDS encoding ABC transporter ATP-binding protein, translating to MNPAVLIRHLKKSYGTQPAVVDVSLRVDPGQIYGLLGPNGAGKTTTLRCLATLERPDTGEALVCGTSVVEDPRLVRTRLGYVAQEIAQDKMLTGRELLELHADLYHLPRAGAKDRIRRVLDLLELADRADDLIGTYSGGMKKRLDIACGLLHSPEVLLLDEPTVGLDINSRLKVWDFLRNLRAQGIAILLTSHYLEEIDVLCDRVAILAQGKVIAEGTPDQLKNQIGGDRVTLRLREFTPLDLAQQAAQALQAVDFVQDVVINRTQGNALSMVVGTQERATLRLEQYLTDKGFPVFAVAQSRPSLDDVFLITTGQSLQDAQLAEVEAAAQMGKKKFRK from the coding sequence ATGAACCCAGCCGTTTTGATCCGCCATCTCAAAAAAAGCTACGGAACCCAGCCCGCCGTCGTCGATGTCTCTTTGCGGGTCGATCCCGGTCAAATCTACGGTCTATTGGGGCCAAACGGAGCCGGGAAGACCACAACTTTGCGCTGTCTGGCAACCCTTGAGCGACCTGACACGGGAGAAGCGCTTGTCTGTGGGACTTCGGTCGTCGAAGACCCCCGGCTGGTCCGCACCCGTCTCGGCTACGTCGCTCAGGAAATTGCCCAGGACAAGATGCTCACGGGTCGCGAATTGCTCGAACTGCACGCAGATCTCTACCATCTGCCCCGCGCTGGGGCCAAAGACCGTATCCGCCGGGTGCTGGACTTGCTGGAGTTGGCGGACCGGGCGGATGACTTGATTGGCACCTATTCGGGTGGGATGAAGAAGCGGCTGGATATAGCCTGCGGTCTGCTCCACAGCCCGGAAGTTTTGCTCTTAGATGAACCGACTGTGGGTCTGGACATCAATAGCCGTCTCAAAGTCTGGGATTTCTTGCGCAATCTGCGGGCACAGGGCATCGCCATCCTTTTGACCAGCCACTATCTGGAGGAAATCGATGTCCTCTGCGACCGGGTGGCGATCCTTGCTCAGGGAAAAGTGATTGCCGAGGGGACTCCCGACCAGCTCAAAAACCAAATCGGTGGCGACCGAGTGACCTTGCGCTTGAGAGAGTTTACGCCACTCGACTTGGCGCAACAAGCCGCTCAAGCGCTCCAGGCGGTGGATTTTGTGCAAGATGTGGTCATCAACCGGACCCAGGGCAATGCGCTCAGTATGGTTGTCGGGACACAGGAGCGGGCTACGCTACGGCTGGAGCAGTACCTCACGGACAAGGGCTTCCCGGTCTTTGCCGTTGCGCAGTCGCGTCCCAGTCTGGACGATGTTTTTCTCATCACCACGGGACAGTCTTTGCAGGATGCTCAATTGGCTGAAGTCGAAGCAGCGGCTCAAATGGGTAAAAAAAAGTTCCGCAAATAA
- a CDS encoding heme o synthase → MQQANVNITTSWQQTCGDFFQLTKPRIITLLLITTAGAMWLAGQGHVDPLLLLMTILGGALASCSANTFNCVIDRDIDALMERTRTRPLPAGRLQPWQALVFGAILAGLSFVILNLAANLLSALLAQLGILFYVLVYSLWLKRTTTQNIVIGGAAGAIPPLVGWAAVTGQVNLSALALFLIVFLWTPPHFWALAMFIGEEYRKAGVPMLPVIAGNRATTQQMLFYTIATVLATLLLFPLGVAGWFYLIAASILGVAFIERMLRLVRDYDNLQEARSLFRFSILYLMLLFVAIGVDSLRYLL, encoded by the coding sequence GTGCAACAGGCGAATGTAAACATCACAACCTCCTGGCAGCAGACCTGCGGGGACTTCTTCCAACTGACCAAACCCCGGATCATCACCCTGCTCTTGATCACCACGGCTGGAGCCATGTGGCTAGCAGGGCAGGGCCATGTGGACCCCTTGCTCTTGCTCATGACGATCCTGGGCGGGGCGCTGGCCTCCTGTAGCGCCAACACGTTTAACTGCGTCATTGACCGGGACATTGATGCGCTGATGGAACGCACCCGGACACGACCCCTCCCGGCGGGCCGTCTACAGCCCTGGCAAGCCCTAGTCTTTGGGGCGATCCTGGCGGGGCTCTCGTTTGTCATCCTCAATCTAGCGGCTAATCTGCTCAGTGCTCTGTTGGCTCAGTTAGGGATTCTGTTTTACGTGCTGGTCTACTCTTTATGGCTCAAGCGGACGACTACCCAAAATATCGTTATTGGCGGTGCTGCCGGGGCTATTCCGCCATTGGTTGGTTGGGCGGCGGTGACTGGGCAGGTCAACCTCTCGGCTCTGGCGCTTTTTCTGATCGTTTTTTTGTGGACTCCACCGCACTTTTGGGCGCTAGCGATGTTTATCGGGGAGGAATATCGTAAGGCTGGGGTACCCATGCTGCCGGTCATCGCCGGAAACCGGGCTACCACCCAACAGATGCTCTTCTATACCATTGCGACCGTCTTGGCGACGCTCCTGCTCTTCCCGCTGGGCGTGGCTGGTTGGTTCTACCTGATTGCGGCCTCTATACTGGGGGTAGCCTTTATTGAGCGGATGCTTCGTCTGGTGCGTGACTACGACAACCTCCAGGAAGCCCGGTCGCTGTTTCGCTTCTCGATTCTGTACTTGATGCTCCTCTTTGTCGCCATCGGCGTAGACAGCCTGCGCTACCTCCTATGA
- a CDS encoding COX15/CtaA family protein produces MASNTTEWLYFFRRPSDDGRYQGWFSQGFIKHGIYATAVITVFLMAVGGMTRVMNAGLACPDWPLCYGSVLPAQMDALIFWEWFHRVIATTVGAMTLGLTGLAWWGRKLLPRWLPWAMTGALMLVLVQGALGALTVTELLRFDIVTAHLGTATLFFAALLTIGMNLGPRPRVSQRVTALAWVALGAALVTYGQLILGGLVASQWALNQCLGDSLQCQVMHNHLWGVAPTLAMVTLVVLVAWRSVDWHSPVAYGPMLALLLVALQVGLGLATYMLQLQVPLLTVAHLVVGIGLFASMVVTTVLAFRAVAPNHAISAIGEATPVSPATQHPG; encoded by the coding sequence ATGGCAAGTAACACTACTGAATGGCTATATTTCTTTCGACGCCCGTCCGATGATGGGCGGTACCAAGGTTGGTTCTCGCAGGGTTTTATCAAGCACGGCATCTATGCCACGGCGGTCATCACGGTCTTCCTGATGGCTGTGGGCGGGATGACTCGGGTGATGAATGCCGGTCTCGCTTGCCCCGATTGGCCTTTGTGCTATGGCAGTGTGCTTCCGGCTCAAATGGATGCCCTGATTTTTTGGGAATGGTTTCACCGGGTGATTGCCACTACGGTCGGGGCGATGACGCTCGGGCTGACTGGGCTCGCTTGGTGGGGGCGAAAACTCTTGCCCCGCTGGCTGCCTTGGGCTATGACCGGGGCGCTTATGCTGGTCTTGGTGCAAGGAGCCTTGGGTGCTCTCACGGTGACCGAACTCTTGCGCTTTGATATCGTGACGGCCCACCTAGGCACGGCGACGCTGTTTTTTGCAGCCCTGTTGACCATTGGCATGAATCTTGGTCCGCGTCCTCGGGTGAGTCAGCGGGTCACTGCGTTAGCCTGGGTCGCCTTGGGCGCGGCTCTGGTGACTTATGGGCAGCTCATTCTCGGGGGGCTGGTCGCGTCTCAATGGGCCTTAAATCAGTGTCTGGGCGATTCGCTACAGTGTCAGGTCATGCACAACCATCTCTGGGGTGTAGCCCCGACCCTCGCCATGGTGACGCTGGTCGTTCTGGTGGCGTGGCGTTCGGTGGACTGGCATTCCCCTGTCGCTTATGGACCGATGCTGGCGTTGCTCCTAGTCGCTCTGCAAGTAGGGCTGGGGCTTGCGACCTATATGCTACAGCTCCAGGTGCCTCTATTGACTGTCGCCCATTTGGTGGTGGGCATCGGGTTATTTGCCAGTATGGTAGTCACGACTGTCCTGGCTTTCCGGGCTGTTGCGCCGAATCATGCTATCAGCGCTATCGGCGAAGCTACGCCCGTTTCCCCTGCTACTCAGCACCCCGGCTGA
- the coxB gene encoding cytochrome c oxidase subunit II has protein sequence MNVRKITLRVVGALAVVAIAVISLWYGANNGLLPAEVSSESRDIDQLFRVMLVIATAVFLLVEGALIYSVLAFRQKPGDTTDGPPIHGSVPLEIFWTAVPAAVVLWISVYSFSVSTKVAAGGSGGLGCTVDCPMIVQNTAAPSGKELMVNVTAQQYAWTFKYPGYDTEVGELHVPLGREVIVNMTSKDVIHAFWVPEFRLKQDVIPGRVTRLRFTAIKAGTYPLRCAELCGANHGVMITQVVVDEPKDFEKWEKTELAGGVAQGTTPASAAALALK, from the coding sequence ATGAATGTTCGTAAAATTACTCTGCGGGTGGTAGGTGCGTTGGCGGTAGTCGCGATCGCCGTGATCAGCCTCTGGTATGGGGCCAACAATGGGCTGCTCCCCGCCGAAGTCTCCTCCGAATCTCGGGATATTGACCAATTGTTCCGGGTCATGCTGGTGATCGCCACGGCTGTTTTCCTTCTGGTGGAAGGAGCCCTTATCTATTCGGTCCTTGCCTTCCGGCAAAAACCTGGCGATACTACCGATGGCCCACCGATTCACGGCAGTGTCCCCCTCGAAATCTTTTGGACGGCAGTCCCGGCAGCCGTAGTGCTCTGGATCTCTGTCTACAGCTTCAGCGTCTCCACCAAGGTTGCTGCGGGCGGGTCTGGAGGGTTGGGCTGTACGGTGGATTGCCCGATGATTGTCCAAAACACCGCCGCCCCGTCCGGCAAAGAACTGATGGTCAACGTCACCGCGCAGCAGTATGCCTGGACCTTCAAATATCCTGGCTATGACACGGAAGTGGGTGAACTACATGTCCCTTTGGGCCGGGAGGTCATCGTCAACATGACCTCTAAAGATGTCATTCACGCTTTTTGGGTCCCTGAGTTTCGCCTCAAGCAAGATGTCATCCCTGGACGCGTCACCCGACTCCGGTTTACCGCCATCAAAGCCGGAACCTATCCCCTGCGCTGCGCCGAGTTGTGCGGAGCCAACCATGGCGTCATGATCACCCAAGTCGTGGTCGATGAGCCCAAAGACTTCGAGAAGTGGGAGAAAACCGAGCTAGCGGGCGGCGTGGCTCAAGGGACGACCCCGGCATCCGCCGCCGCCTTGGCCCTCAAGTAA